CGGAAGACGCTTGCGATACTCCGCCACGCCGTCTTCAACCCAAGCCGGCATTTTAGTGCCGATACAAATAAGGCTAACTCTCATCGTTTCCCGGCACAGGTACCTGCCACAGACGCTCAAGATCATAAAATAAACGCGCTTCTGGCAGCATCACATGCACGACCACATCACCAAAATCTACCAGAACCCAGTCGCCGGCATTTTCGCCTTCGATTCCCAATGGCGTAATACCACGTTTCTTTACTTCCACCCAGACATTATTCGCCAGCGATTTAACATGGCGATTAGAGGTGCCACTGCACACCACCATAAAGTCGGTTACGCCACTTAGTCCGCGCACATCTAGGGCCACAATATCGCGACCTTTTACTTCTTCAAGCGAGTCGGTAACGAGCTTCTTTAATTGTTCAGCATCCATCAAACAGGAATTCCTATGTCTTTCACTGTGTATATAAACCGTGTTCAGCGATATAGTCCGCGACAACGTCGGGAACAAGGTAACGAATCGACCTGCCAGAGGCCAGCCGCTGTCTAATGTCCGTTGCCGATATCGGCAACTGAATCAAACCTAACTCAAAAAAACCACCGGCGCTTAGCACCGCTAACGCACTGGCCTTGTCAAGACGTCGCGCCTCAGCAAATTCAGCCACTGAGGCATCGGCCGCCAAGGGATGATCAGCGCGATGCAATAACAGCACATTAGCCAAATCAAACAGCGACCGCCAATCTTGCCAGCGATGTAATTGATTAAAGGCATCACTACCCATAACTACGGTGAGTGACACCGCCGCGCCCAGCTCAGCACGTAAATCCCGAAGCGTGTCGACCGTATAGGACGGCCCATCACGCAGCAATTCACGACCATCTGCATACAAACCTGATTCACCAGTTATAGCAGCGCTGACCATGGCTAAACGCTGGCTACTTTCAGCGCCGGGCTCACCACGCAGGGGTGGACGATGACTTGGCATCAACCTCAGTTCATCGACACCGAGCGCTTCTTTTATCTCTATTGCCGACCGTAAATGACCATTGTGAACGGGGTCAAAGGTGCCACCAAAAATGGCCACTGATCCACCCACGCCGTTTACTCCTGATGCTTGCGTCGACACGTCCGTCATTTAGACACGGATGTGACCGTCGCCCAACACAATATATTTCTGTGAGGTCAAACCTTCTAATCCGACTGGGCCACGGGCGTGAATTTTATCGGTCGAGATACCAATCTCAGCACCGAGGCCATATTCAAAGCCATCGGCAAACCGAGTCGAGGCGTTAATCATCACGGAACTAGAATCTACCTCGCGCAAAAACCGGCGACCGCTGGTATAGTTTTCGGTAACGATGGATTCGGTGTGCCCCGAGCTATACTGGGCGATATGGTCCATCGCTTGCTCTAATCCAGCCACCACCCGAATCGATAAAATTGGCGCAAGGTACTCGCTTGCCCAATCCTCATCGGTGGCATCGGTGGCGCCCATCAAAATCTGCCGAGTACGCGGACAGCCGCGCAACTCGACCCCTTTTTCAATCATGGCGTCAGCAATTCTAGGCAGCAATTCCTCAGCGCGACTCTCTGCGATAAGCAGAGTCTCCATGGTATTGCAGGTGCCATAACGAT
This portion of the Zhongshania sp. R06B22 genome encodes:
- the rsfS gene encoding ribosome silencing factor, translated to MDAEQLKKLVTDSLEEVKGRDIVALDVRGLSGVTDFMVVCSGTSNRHVKSLANNVWVEVKKRGITPLGIEGENAGDWVLVDFGDVVVHVMLPEARLFYDLERLWQVPVPGNDES
- the nadD gene encoding nicotinate-nucleotide adenylyltransferase, with the translated sequence MGGSVAIFGGTFDPVHNGHLRSAIEIKEALGVDELRLMPSHRPPLRGEPGAESSQRLAMVSAAITGESGLYADGRELLRDGPSYTVDTLRDLRAELGAAVSLTVVMGSDAFNQLHRWQDWRSLFDLANVLLLHRADHPLAADASVAEFAEARRLDKASALAVLSAGGFFELGLIQLPISATDIRQRLASGRSIRYLVPDVVADYIAEHGLYTQ